The region GTTGTAAgtgataaaatatatattttatattttgcaaTTCTGAGTAATTACTACTTCAGTAAGGAAATACACTTTATTCGGTGACCTTCGGTATGGAAACTGATGGTCAGATCAACACATTGCTTCGAAAAAATGTATTGCAATTTTTAATAAataattccaatagatggcagacTAAGACCACGAATTCAATTTCAGATGCTCCATTTTCCTCCTTCCCTTCGCCCTCACAGTAAGACTCCTTCGCGCGCTTCTTTCTGGCCCTTTCCACACTGCTAATGCAAGAGAAAGGACTGAACATAATTTTAACAGATTATTGGTTATTACTATAATGATGGttcatgtttattattacctATGTTCATGCTCATGttttgaaggccagcatcccggagtcgcctcttcactgttgacgttgagactggtgttttgcgggtactatttaattaagctgccagttgagaacttgttaggcatctgtttctcaaactaaacactctaatgtacttgtcctcttgctcagttgtgcaccggggcctcccactcctctttctattctgtttagagccagtttgcgctgttctgtgaagggagtagtgcacagcgttgtacgagatcttcagtttcttggcaaattctcgcatggaatagccttcatttctcagaacacgaatagactgacgggtttcagaagaaaggtctttgtttccagccattttgagcctgtaattgaacccacaaatgctgattctccatataatcaactagtctaaagaaggccagttttattgcttctttaatcagaacaaaacatttcagctgtgctaacataattgcaaaagggttttctaatgatcaattagccttttaaaatgataaacttggattagctagcacaacatgcgattggaacacaggagtgatggttgctgataatgggcctctgtacacctatgtagatattccatgaaaaaaattagccatttccagctacagaagtaatttacaacattaacaatgtctacactgtatttctgatcaatttgatgttattgatgttattctttcaaaaacaaggacatttctaagtgaccccaaaccttaatggtagtgtgtatatacTATGTAAAGTAATTAGTaaccattttagaaaatcatatttacatttacatttaagtcatttagcagacgctcttatccagagcgacttacaaattggaaagttcatacatattcatcctggtccccctgtCCGGTGCAGTAATCATatatgaaaacctacaggacctcaggaccttccaacaggataatgaccttAATGACATATAGTCTTTGGTTGCATGCAATTTTTATGTCAATCAAATTGCTGCTAAAGCCTATAACTTTGTGGTCTTCTGCTGCCATTTATAGGaaatatttagcaattaaaaGTTATTCAAATAAAGACATTGAGCAAAAAACAATACCCAAGAACCTCAAtcagcctagcggttagagtgttcgGCCAGTAaacaaaggttgctggatcgaatcccagtgctgacaaggtaaaaatctgtcatattgcccttgagcaaggcggaATAACCCTGTTCCTGGCTGCCAAagatgtggatgtcaattaaggcagccccccacacctctcggattcagagaggttgggttaaatgcagaagacacatttcagttgaaggattgaggggaagatgaatggagcaaggcacagagagatctttgatgaaaacctgctccagagcgctcaggacctcaggaccttccaacaggataatgaccttaagcacacagccaagacaacgcaggagtggctttggggcaagtctctgaatgtccttgaggggcccagccagagcctggacttgaacccgaccgaaAATCTCTGATGGttggtccccatccaacctgagagcttgagaggatctgcagagaagaatgggagaaactccccaaatacaagtgtgccaagtttgtagcgttaTACCAAAGAAGACCctaggctgtaatcgttgccaaaggtgcttcaacaaagtactgaataaagggtctgaatacttatgtaaatatgctggctttttatatttaatacatttgcaaaaaatattattttttttgctttgtcattatgggatagtgtgtagattgatgaggggaaacaaactatttaatccattttagaataagacttacgtaacaaaatgtgaaaaaagtctgaatactttccgaatgcactgtaagtcccTTGTCTGTTCCACTTCATTCTGAGTCTCTTCTGGCAGAGGCATTGGGTATCCACAGGTGTGTCCTGTTTGTGGTCAACTGTGTGTTCTGCAGGTTCTACATCAGCACTTTCAGTTTTTTGCTCGATACGACCATGACGGTATTTTATATCTGTAGAATTCATCGTCGTTGTCCCGTCCGAGTTCTTCCATTTGTCCATTACTTTGGTTTGTTCCTCTTTTCTTTGGCTTGGAGTTTTGCTGTGTTTAAACTTCAAGGGGCAAGTggtccttttcttttttcttttgtcCACGTTAAATCAATTTGTCAAGTCTGAATAGGGCCTAGGGAGAATATTATTCTGTGGACATCTACCTTTATTTTTCAGTgctttgtttagacagattagaaatagcaggagacagagaaggagtgaAAGTGGGACGGGCAGAAGCAGGAACTGAACCCCTGACTTCTGGGGCAGTAAGATGGCAAATTTCTTTGTAATTTTACCTACTCAACCACACAGCCACGTACCGTGTGAGGAACTTGGGCCCCCATAGTGATTCAATCCATCTGCACCACCAAGAGCttgccgcccggtcaaactgagcaatcgggggggaagggccttggtcagggacgtgaccaagaacccaatggtcactctgaagaagctccagagttcctctgcggagacaATGCTCAGCAAGTAGACTGTCGTTTCCTCTTCACAGGGGTGTGAATCTGGTGGTTGTGGTTTGTGCTCATGACATTTCAAGGCAGGAAAGCTCTGCTCGCAGGATTGATGTGAAATATTACCACATACATCCTGGTTACAACTAAGACATTTCAGAACGACATCATGCTGTTGCAGGTACATGACAGTGGAAGAACGCACACATGTTAGAATGTCTCTTAGCTTAGCGCACAATTGCCCAGGTAATATATGCCAACAGACCTTAGATCAAATAGAGAAACAAATAAGTAAACATATTGAGTTTGTTCAAATCCGGTGCAGTAATCATATATGAAAACCTTTTGAAGATGTGCATAATACCGCTTTGCATAATATCATATAGCTAACTTGAGAATCGACTGTATCTAACTACAGTCATATGCTCCAAATATAGCTCGTCAAAACTACGCCGAAAAGCAAAGCTGTGCAACAGATCCCTCTCCCTAAGAAAGACAACGACATCAAGGCCAAatcctactgtactgtagctgggtAGGGTGCCACTAAAACAGGCGGAACTGCAAACCCACATCTTCTGGAGGTGAATGTCACTGTCGTAGACAGAGCCTCCTGCCAGAGATCATGGGGGAACACTGCCACCATAACCCCGTCTATGATATGTGCTGGTGATACTGCGGCTGATTATAAAGGTGTTTGTCAGGTATAGTCATAGAATGAATGTAGTTAAGGTATGGTCTGATATTCATTCATTATAGAGAAGTGACTTGATTTGCAGAGTAACTGTTTTTAACAAAGTATTACAGGGAGATTCAGACGGTCCTCTGGTGTGTAAGGGGACAGCAGTGAGAGTTGTGTCCTTCAATGAAAAAGGAAACTGTGACAATCCCAAGGAGCCCAACGTCTACACCAAAATATCCAAATACCTCTCCTGGATCAAGTGTATCATAAAGTATTAAGGAACCAAATGGAGACATTTGTaattaataaaatgtaatttatcaAACAGAAAAGACCATCGGTCCTTAAATAAACTCAGTGCTGTGTGTTAGCGTGAGCGTGTGAGAAGAATATGAATGCGCTTGGAAGAGAGAGTGTTTATGCATGCACGTCAATGTGTCTTTTCCATCTTTCACTTCAGACCAAGGGTATGTGCAATTAAAATGATGACTTTGCTCTTTAAGCCAACAAGTATACATCTTCAGAAAGCTAGCTCCTCTTACATCTTCAGCTGTCTTCATCAAACTCCACCACACGTGGAAACTTGTGGTCAAGACAACAAAGTAACTCTGGTTTCATGAAGGCGACACAATGCTTTGAAACCACACCACAGTTTCAGTTCTCAGACCAGAATacatgatctgtctgtctgtctgtgtcttccaGTCTGCCTCTCAGCCTGCTTGCCTGTCTGTCACTCAGAGGGGGATGCAGAACATTTCACAGAAGAATACCACCAAGGATCAAGATGAGTCAATTAGGTTGACAGCACAACTTCCTCATCTTAAACTAGCAACACATTTAAATATGTGATTTACTGTTGTTTCTATTGTGACTTGAAAGTTATGCCCCTTTCATAGTttcacattttcttttcattgtGAAAAAGAATGGTCCCTCTCTTTACCCTGGTGGGATTGGCAAGGTCCCAGTGTCTTTCAAGGCATCAAGAGTGTTGTCCTCCTTTGTAAACCACTGGTGGTTCTTGGTTGGCATGCTAACACCGGAAAGCATCGAACCAGAGAAGATAAGGCTCTtgcatgagagagggggagattagTTGGCCTATGTGGTATGCACTACTGCAGGCTATTATGTGTCTATGATAACTCACCACCTACATTAATGTGTAGAAGGGCTGCCAGAGTTCCAGTAAATGCAGAGACCACCTACCTTGCCTTTACCGGAAGAAACCATACATGGATCGATAGAATTATCATAGATAGTCATCATAGAAGTGAAGCCACACAGTTGTCCTCAGAAAAACAACGCTGTCTAGTGTATATAAAGGGGCCATATGAATCAGGTAATCCTGGATCGTTTGACAAGCCCTCCAAACATGCACACCATGAACAAACTTCTACTCACTGTTCTCCTGACCTATCTGGGACATTCGGGTAAGTCTCTCTGCTGAACTCAATGGACACACAATGAGATTCTAACATTTGCCTATTACCTTACGGTTTAGTTCATTGTGGCTGTTTGTACTACTTTTACCCTCTCAGTTGCATTTGGGGGTCAAATCATCAATGGAAAAAAAGCCAAGAGGAATTCCCTGCAGTACATGGCCTCTGTGCAGGATGATGAGAAGCACATCTGTGGAGGATTCCTGATCACTCCAGACTTTGTGCTAACAGCTGCACACTGCAACAAAGGGTACAGTAGTAGCCTAACTAAATTACAACTGTAAATTCCAAATAGTAACATATCATTACATATAGCATATCAGTGGCCTTACTACTCAGACTGATAAACACATTGTTCTGCGCCTTGTCTAGCAACTTGAGTGTTGTTCTTGGTACCCACAACATCAAGAAGGGCCTCGGGAAAGCTGTCAGATACAATGTGGAACGCAAATGCAAACCCAACTCATATGAAAATGTAAAGGATGGTAGTGACATCATGCTTCTAAAGGTAGGGCTTTAGTTAAATATATTTGTCTTCATATTTGTCTTCATATGATATGACAGAGTATCCTAAAAGTGCTAGAAGGTCATATACTTTCATAACTGCTAAACATAATAATAAATGTGTTTCAAGCTGTCTAGGGAAGCAAAATTAAGCAAATCCGTGAACAAAGTGAGGCTTCCAACCAAGGATAAAGTCCTCAAACCCAAAACAAAGTGCCTTGCTGCTGGATGGGGCCTCACAAAAACAGGCGCAATCGTTGATGACCTTCAAGTGGTGGATTTGGAAGCCATTGATCTGAAGGTCTGCCAGAAGCAGTGGGATCACGTTGACTTAAAACTTCCTCCCAATGTCATCTGTGCAGGTGGATACATGACCGACAAAGGCACATGTCAGGTTTGTCTAATTGAATTTAcattcaatacacacacatcaaacatgaAGATCCAAAGCAAGAACCAGTAAGTAATGTTTGGCATATAAGGTGATTATTCTCTTTCCCAAAGGGGGATTCTGGTGGTCCTTTGGTGTGCAATGGAGAGGCAGTGGGAATCGTCTCCTTCAACATGAGGGGAAACTGTGCCTATCCCAATGTGCCCAATGTTTACACTCAGATTTCCAAGTACTTACCCTGGATAAAGAAGGTCATCAACAAGCAGTcatgttagaatggatactttgTTTGCTGTAAAATTATGCCTTTGGCTATTACTTATACCTGATGATATTACTGATTCTTTAGCTTGCTGTTAAACTGTCTAATGCATTACCATGTACTGTAAGGGAAATAAATGTATTCTTAATCATGGTGAAATTGCTCTAGTGATATGATTTGCATACACATCAGAAGGCATGCACTGTGTGTTATACCTAAACAATTTTGCAGTCCAAaactattttttgtatttattttttaaaccaacAAACTGAGCCCATCATGGCAAACTGTAATGCACAgaaccacaaacaccacacattTCTAACACTTTCCACAACGGTTAGTGGTAGCGTCTCATTGCACAAGTGCTCTCTATGCAATCAGACCAACCAGCAGAGTCATTATTTCATAATATCACAACCAGCTTTCATCATAGACTACACCAAGCAACATTTGAAACCATGAAGCCACAGCAACATATTGGCAAACACTGGGGGGATGAACAAAGACCCAGTACTGTCTATAACCACATTTGGAAAAAGTAGCACCCTCCCGCCCACCCTACATATTTATACCCACCAGATGCATCATGTCATTTGCCCATTTGCACTATGGCAATCTGCTCAGTGGTTCTTCACATAGTTATTCTGCTCATCGCCTTGAATGGTAAGCTGTGTTTCATTTCTATAACACACTAACTACCAATAGCACTAAACTGACTGCACCATGCAGACTAACATTGCACACTAGTTATGAAAAGTATATTTGACCAATTTTAATGTTTTTGCATACAACGGTTCATATTCTATTTGGCAGTAATGAACaaactgacatacagtaccatcATTTGTTGTAAGCTGTGCGGATATAGTAGCATTGCAGAGCTATAGACAAAAGCTATTGAAATAGTCTTCTCTAGTCTTCTCTACcttctgttcaaaggcactgatGGGCGCAAGGTGCCAAAAGTGGGTATTGTTGGTGGCAGAGAGGCTGCTCGCAACTCTCGTCCCTACATGGCTTCCCTTCAGTCTCGTGGTCAACACATCTGTGGAGGAGTTCTGGTGAGAGAGGATTTTATCCTCACCGCTGCTCACTGTGACGGGTGAGAATCTCTATCAAACATTAACATATTAACCTCTCAGATTCTCTCAAACTAATTTCCCTCAGTTTTTGCACTAGTCCTTCAAGGCAATTGTGCAAATAAATATTGCCTCCTAAATTCTTTCATGTACTGATTTTCAGGCGATACAAGGTGGTTCTTGGGGCTCACGACTTGTCAGAGGATGAAAATTCACAGCAAGTATTGGATGTGGCTCGATCCATTCCACATCCGAGTTATGGGGACAACCTGGAGAATGACATCATGCTTCTCAAGGTGAGTGACATCAAGAACATAGTATCACCATGGAGATTATTGTAAGCTAACTTCTCATTGTAGGTTTAAATGTCCATGAAAATACATCAAACAGATTATAGAATCATGCAAAACTATaagaaaaattataattatatcctAAATATATTTACATCATACATATATGAAGACATACAGATCATCTATCTAGTGTGTTATCTCTGTGATCATTCTTAGTTGAGAGGGAGGGCCACCCTCAACACAGCAGTACAGTTGATCCCTCTGATGAATGGCTCTATGGCTGAGGGAAGCATGTGCACCACGGCCGGCTGGGGGGATATAGGCGATAATGGCACCCTACCAGACAAGTTGCAGGAGGTCAACGCCACCATCGTCCCTCCCCGAGAATGTGCCCGCAGGTGGACAGCCGTCGAAATCTCCAGCCGCGTGGTGTGCGCAACAGGCCCCAGAGCTTTCCAAGGCTTCTGCTCGGTATGACTGCACTGTTTTAGGCTATAACTCTCTGCAATTCATTTTTCCTGGTCGGGACAGGCTATTATTGGCTACAACAAGAGCCGATGTCCATGCCCCTGCAGAAATCGCTTAGACTCTTAAGGTAACTAGAATAAAAGTTTATCCTAGTCAAGGCTGTAACTATGCTACTCCTCCATTGTTCTTTGCAGGGTGATTCAGGAGGTCCATTGGTGTGTAACGGGATGTCAGCGGGCATTGTCTCTTTCTCAGGGCAGAGGTGTGCCAACCCCAGTACCCCTGATGTGTACACACGAGTGGCTTCCTACCGCCGATGGATTCAGACAGTGTTAGCTGGAAACccttaaagggaaaatccactcaaaaaatatattttagaattgtgttcattagtccactgttgatacagtcacAAAATGTTTTGCAGATCAGCAGTCAAGTTATTGGACTCTCAAGAAGCAAAATGTCACCAGCCCCAATTTGCCTTTAAGGTTTTGGGCATGTAAGCTATCAGTGTGTGTTTACACAATATAACTGATCTCATTTAGACCAGGTTTGCACAAGGTGTTTAATGATCACTTGTTCCCTTGTTGCCATTCTTATTAAAATTGGTTAACTCGTTTTGGCTCCTGTGTCTCACTCTGGAGGACATGAGTTCTCTAAATTATTTAGCAAAAATCCTCAGGCCATCATTTCTTGACTTGATGTTCAAAGACTAAAAGCAACCACTGATTTAAAGTAAAAACAAAGTAACATTAGCATATGCAGACTCTCTACATAATTTAGGCTCTTGGTCACTCACCTGGTCACTCACCTCCCTACGATAGTGTACCTGAGGAGCAGTGgttgaaaaaagtacccaattgtacccttgagtaaaagtaaagatactatcaggtatgaaggtatgacCCAGACCACGTAAAAATTTACAATAGTTTAATGattcaacaggggcaggcaatagacagatcaaggcaggcagggtcagtaaaccagagttggggcaacggtaccggacggcaggcaggctcaaggtcagggtaggcagaggtcaataatccagaggaggcaaaggtacaggtcggcaggcgggctcagaggcaggacaggcaagggtcaaaacctggagggcaagaaaaagagagcttgggaaaagcaggagctgagacaaaaaccactggttgacttgacaaacaagatgaactggcaacagacaaacagagaacacaggtataaatacacaggggataatggggaagatgggcgacacctggaggggggtggagacaatcacaaagacagatgaaacagattagggtgtgacagataccttaatagaaaatgactcatgtaaaagttaaagtcacccagtaaaatactacttgagtaaaagtcttaaagtattttgttttaaataaacataagtatcaaaagtgctaaaatatacttaagaattgaaagtaaaagtacaagtataaataatttcaaatgcccTATCTTAAACAAACCacatggcaccattttcttgtttttttatttatttacggatagtcaggggcacactcaaacactcagacataatttacaaacaaagcatttttgtttagtgagtctgccagataagaggcaatagggatgaccagggatgttctcttgataagtgagtgaatttgaccattttcctgtcctgctagccatgcaaaatataacaagtactttgggtgtcagggaaaaaatgtatagagtaaaaagtacattattttctttagaaatctagtgaagtaaaagtaaaagttgtcaaaaatataaatagtaaagtaaagtacagataccccaaaaaactacttaagtaatactttaaagtatttttatttaagtactaCACTACTCCTGAGGAGAGGACTCAGTGTCAGATACTGCACGTTGTCAGACTATGTCATTGATTGGTGTGCTTGATTGATTAATCATTGCAGTGTTTTTGCCCGTCTCAAAGCATAACGTAGCCTAATGATAAAAAAGTATACCCAAACGTGCTTCAGCCCAGCTTAAACAAACAAGGGGGAATTGAAAATCCCCCAGAAATTCATtaccccaggatacttcaactggtgactatcattcattaccccaggatacttcaactggtgactatcattcataaccccaggatacttcaactggtgactatcattcattaccccaggatacttcaactggtgactatctTTCATTACCCTAagatacttcaactggtgactatcattcATTACCCTAagatacttcaactggtgactatcattcattaccccaggatacttcaactggtgactatcattcattacccaggatacttcaactggtgactatcattcattaccccaggatacttcaactggtgactatcattcattaccccaggatacttcaactggtgactatccTGGAGAATAAAGAAAAAGGAGCACTCTGTTTCTGTGTAAATCTGATAGATTTATTAAATGGGACAAACAAACAATAGACTTACGTTTCGGCATAAATCACCAGAGCCTTAAGTACCCTCGCAGAGGAGTGTCCCACTTGTCTTGTCAATCAAACATATCAATAATGTCAATACTGTCAGTAGCAACTAGACAGGTAATTCAAACAAGAGTATAATCATGATTCAAGATTCCTACACATACATTCCACTTGAATAAcaaaagaaagagaaataaacaaagaaaaacatatttacaaaaaatatgagAAAGAGAGCTgttcattcagaccctttggctcGACGCAATCTAAGCAGTCGATCCAACGTACCTCTCTGTAGTAATTCCCTCACAATATTGCCCCCTCTGAAGGAAAGAGAAACGTTCTCAATTGCCCAGAATTGTAAGGTTTAGGCAGAGCTATGATTGACATTCACATAGTGCCACACGATCGCATAGTAGTTCATATTTTTGGTGCAGATAGTTGTTTTGTGTTCAGCTCTTCTTAATTTGAGCATGTGTTTTGTCTGACCAATGTTAACAAGCCCACATGGGCATTTTAGTATGTAAAGAACATGTGTTGTATTACAATTTTACACAAGCATGGGTGGTAGAATACTTTTGTGTCACTTAAGTTGGAACAATGCGTACAATGACTGCAGCGGTAGAAACCATTGAGGGGACCTGGGAGCCGGATAGCGGGTGCAGGATTCGGGAGCACACTGTGCACCACTAGGCGGTCTCTGATATTGCAACCACTCCTAAATATAATGTAGCCTACTCACATATATGGAGGGGCAAAGTACGGCTGTCTGAGACATGTGGAATCTTCTTTTTCTTCTATGATATAATGGCGGTCTGCAAACAAATGTTAAAGGTGCATGCCACCACCTACTGTGCTGAAGTGGGTGGTCAATCACGGTTTACAACATCAGTTCCACATTTCTAAATCCTCCTACCTAACTTTTAacgatggtcataccaaggatcatttagctatttgatttagaattttaggaacctgataaaaaaatataaaaaaattatttgattaaacatacatggaaaaactgctattagccaatagatgtggtgcaacgtggcgttggtggatggagcgagacatgatgtcccagatgtgctcaattggattcaggtctggggaacgggcgggccagtccatagcatcaatgccttcctcttgcaggaactgctgacacactccagccacatgaggtctagcattgtcttgcattaggaggaacccagggccaaccgctgtctcttatacacatctagatgtgtataagagacagggacaaagaaatgccaccccacaccatgactgacccaccgccaaaccggtcatgctggaggatgttgcaggcagcagaacgttctccacggcgtctccagactgtcacgtctgtcacatgtgctcagtgtgaacctgctttcatctgtgaagagcacagggtgccagtggcgaatttgccaatcttggtgttctctggcaaatgccaaacgtcctgcaaggtgttgggctgtaagcacaacccccacctgtggacgtcgggccctcataccaccctcatggagtctgtttctgaccgtttgagcagacacatgcacatttgtggcctgctggaggtcattttgcagggctctggcagtgctccttctgctccttcttgcacaaaggcggaggtagtggtcctgctgctgggttgttgccctcctacggcctcctccacgtctcctgatgtactggcctgtctcctggtagcgcctccatgctctggacactacgctgacagacacaacaaaccttcttgccacagctcgcattgatgtgccatcctggatgagctgcactacctgagccacttgtgtgggttgtagactccgtctcatgcaaccactagagtgaaagcaccgccagcattcaaaagtgaccaaaacatcagccaggaagcataggaactcagaagtggtctgtggtcaccacctgcagaaccactcctttattgggggtgtcttgctaattgcctataatttccacctgttgtctattccatttacacaacagcatgtgaaatttattgtcaatcagtgttgcttcctaagtggacagtttgatttcacagaagtgtgattgacttggagttacattgtgttgtttaagtgttccctttatttttttgagcagtgtatatatatatatatatatatatatatattattcttattttttttacagtggaaTTACCCTTATACCTTTTGTGGAAATGCCCTATTTGCTTTCATACATTTTTTGGCCAGTTTCCGGGTTACCTTCAGAGgtgtcccgtgacacttgtgtcACGGGTCTTTCCAAAgatgggtcatattagtgtgtagccaaaCCGTTTgatgctacagatgttttcgtgagaagaccgattttcaggattgtgttctgttctgacaaacactgctgtagctctgccaccttccaccgcagatgcagtAGGCAGAAATCGATGGGCAGATTtgatggattgagacgcagcccatgcaaaaaacatACCTCtggcttaaacagacagattttgatgggtcttttcatatttttattttttttacgccTCGAGTGGAGCATGTGGGCGATAAATTATTTAAACATGATAAAAAATTAACAATAATAATTTATGCCCAGCTAGAGAGGCCCTTTGAGGATGTGAGGCCTGAAGCAATTGCCTCTTCTGTCTAATGCTAAGTCCGCCAGCGGGTATGAGCTTTTACCAAGACATAACTTCAACACATTTATTTCTAAATGTTTCTGAGCTCACTCACACACTTTGCTTGGTTtaacat is a window of Salvelinus sp. IW2-2015 linkage group LG13, ASM291031v2, whole genome shotgun sequence DNA encoding:
- the LOC111972280 gene encoding mast cell protease 2, which translates into the protein MNQVILDRLTSPPNMHTMNKLLLTVLLTYLGHSVAFGGQIINGKKAKRNSLQYMASVQDDEKHICGGFLITPDFVLTAAHCNKGNLSVVLGTHNIKKGLGKAVRYNVERKCKPNSYENVKDGSDIMLLKLSREAKLSKSVNKVRLPTKDKVLKPKTKCLAAGWGLTKTGAIVDDLQVVDLEAIDLKVCQKQWDHVDLKLPPNVICAGGYMTDKGTCQGDSGGPLVCNGEAVGIVSFNMRGNCAYPNVPNVYTQISKYLPWIKKVINKQSC
- the LOC111972281 gene encoding complement factor D — protein: MAICSVVLHIVILLIALNGTDGRKVPKVGIVGGREAARNSRPYMASLQSRGQHICGGVLVREDFILTAAHCDGRYKVVLGAHDLSEDENSQQVLDVARSIPHPSYGDNLENDIMLLKLRGRATLNTAVQLIPLMNGSMAEGSMCTTAGWGDIGDNGTLPDKLQEVNATIVPPRECARRWTAVEISSRVVCATGPRAFQGFCSGDSGGPLVCNGMSAGIVSFSGQRCANPSTPDVYTRVASYRRWIQTVLAGNP